One part of the Aurantibacillus circumpalustris genome encodes these proteins:
- a CDS encoding PA0069 family radical SAM protein: protein METLVADNFIKGRGAQIIAHNKFNKQHYVQDHVEGLDEGFLIKEKTEIIYTWPKTVINKVESDDLGFGYSLNPYQGCEHGCIYCYARNTHEYWGYSAGLDFERKILVKKNVIEVLEKTFSKKKWKAKPLMLSGNTDCYQPIERELELTRNILKTCLKYKHPVSVITKNALIKRDLDVLSRLAEHNLVHVMVSVTGTDEKVKQLLEPRTASYKSRIGVIETLSKYKIPCGVMVAPIIPGINSHEVSAVLEQAGNVGATAAGMTIVRLNGAVGDIFKDWLFKSFPDRAEKVWSQICDCHGGNVNDSRFGVRMRGEGKIAESIAQLYRVAKEKFIKPLENFELNCNDFNYKANQIQLSLF, encoded by the coding sequence ATGGAAACTCTAGTAGCAGATAATTTTATTAAGGGCAGAGGTGCGCAAATAATCGCGCACAATAAATTTAATAAACAGCACTACGTGCAAGACCATGTAGAAGGTCTTGATGAAGGATTTCTAATAAAAGAAAAAACCGAAATAATTTACACCTGGCCAAAAACAGTCATTAATAAAGTAGAAAGTGACGATCTGGGTTTTGGTTATTCTTTAAATCCTTATCAAGGTTGTGAACACGGTTGTATCTATTGTTATGCCAGGAACACCCATGAATATTGGGGTTACAGTGCTGGTTTAGATTTTGAAAGAAAAATTCTGGTCAAAAAAAATGTCATTGAAGTCCTTGAAAAAACCTTTAGTAAAAAAAAGTGGAAAGCGAAACCACTCATGCTCTCCGGAAATACAGATTGTTATCAACCCATAGAAAGAGAATTGGAGTTAACTAGAAACATTTTAAAAACCTGTTTAAAATACAAACATCCTGTATCGGTAATAACTAAAAATGCGTTAATAAAAAGAGATTTAGATGTGTTGTCACGTTTAGCAGAACACAATCTCGTACATGTAATGGTGTCTGTTACCGGAACAGATGAAAAAGTAAAACAACTCTTAGAACCGAGAACTGCAAGCTACAAAAGTAGAATAGGGGTTATTGAAACTTTGTCCAAATATAAAATACCGTGCGGCGTAATGGTAGCTCCAATTATACCGGGAATAAATTCACATGAAGTTTCTGCTGTGCTTGAACAGGCTGGCAATGTAGGCGCTACAGCTGCGGGAATGACAATTGTGAGATTAAACGGAGCTGTTGGTGATATTTTTAAAGACTGGTTATTTAAGAGTTTTCCTGACAGAGCAGAAAAAGTTTGGTCGCAAATTTGCGACTGTCATGGCGGTAATGTAAACGATAGTCGATTTGGAGTCCGTATGCGTGGAGAAGGTAAAATAGCTGAATCAATTGCTCAGTTGTACAGAGTGGCAAAAGAAAAATTTATTAAACCGCTAGAAAATTTTGAATTAAATTGTAATGATTTTAATTACAAGGCAAATCAAATACAATTGAGTTTATTTTAG